From Pantoea vagans:
GCTTGAATCCGTTGAGGAATTCAAAACAAAGCTAAAACTTGCATCTCATACAGAAAAGGACAGCGATGATATTAAGCGAACACTTGAAGATTTCGATATGGCTATCAACGACTTGATTGCAATGTCTAAACATTCTGTGGTGACTACTAACCTTCAGGGAGAGACCGAATGAAACTTCTGAGGGAAGTCCGCAAATCATATTTGCAAAAAAGAAAAATCAAAGAAGCAACGAATAAAGCTATCGATTACTATAAGAAATCGCGTAATGGAACAACTAAGTTATGGGCGAATTTATACAACGATGGTCCCGTTGGAAAACGAGTCTACAACGCCATTACTGATTATGTACATGGACTTTCAGAGCGTTGTGGTTATTGTCAAGATAGAATCTTTCACAATAGCAATTCGAATATTGATCATATATTACCGTGCTCAATCTATCCACAATTCACATTTGTTGAAGAGAATCTAGTTCGTGTATGTATGACATGCAATATGATTAAATCTGCACACGACTATTATGTCCTATCTGTACCAACTGGAAACGGATATCGGCAACACACCAGTGCATGGGTATGTTATCATCCACGCCATCACATTTTTTCTCAACACATTGACCGACTGGTTGTGCAGACCAATCACCTGCACTTTCGTGCTTATATAGGTAAAACCTCGCAAGGGAAAAAACTTTGCAGTACCCTATTACAGAAAGTTAGTGAGTTTGAGGTAAGATCAACAGCAAATCCAGTCGTCGCTCAGGCGGCACAGAAACTTAGTCAATTCATACAATCAAAAGGTAGTATGCCAACAAAAGCCGTCAACAAATTGCTACAATCGCTAGTGACAAAGACTTAATTTTAAAGCACGGCAGCTGAATTATTATCGCGTTAATAATAATTTTTTGAGCTATTATCAGTAACTCATTATCCATACAGTCGTCATTACTAGAATATCATGATGACTGTTTTGAATGAGACTATTAAGGATGTGCTCATACATCTTTTTATTCTACTATTCAGGTTTTTTAGTTGTTTATTTTTATTTTCTCAGTAGAGGGGTAAGCGGATTTTTTTTGAGGTGGTGCATTTATTATTTTTATCTGAATAATTAATCCAGATTTATCGTTATGATGATTTCGGTTTATTTCTTTTGAATAATCACTGAAACTCCTTAACGTAAACGGTGTTTCTGTTAACTATAAGTAGAATTTCCGGCTCTGCACTGTTAAACGCTTGAAATGATAAATGTATCAGATGGTTATATTATTCCACCAAAACTAGGCTGTATTGCTATTTAAAAAACCTCAAACAAATCATCACCAAATACTGCCCTTTAATATTATGAAAAGTTTGACTAAGTTTATATTTTGAAACGTAGTTGCCTTATCGTAAAGTAATACTGTAACTTAAATATATTTTTATCTTAATGTTTTTTACGGGAGCTATGATACAGCATTAGTAGAGTTGAACTTAAAGTGCATGGATTTGGTGTCAGCTGAAGTTAGTGCAGCAATAAGTTGGAGAAGAACAACTTATTGCTGCACGTGTCGGACATTTCCAGAAAGTATAGTGTTCGTTATGACCTAAAAGTGGACGTTGCTTTAGCATCTAGGAGAATTCATCTCTAAAAAATAATGTGCCTCTATTACTGAATGGCTCTATTTTAGACTATTATTTCCCCTTAGTCTTTCCGATGATATTTCTACAAACTTGTAAAGATGAATTTCTGTAATCAAAACGGATCATCACCTTTTATCCATTTGTTAATGTTTTTATAAAATAATGTATCAAGTGTCGGGAATTCAAAGTCGATTCCTAATTTAATCAGGCGCCTTTTTGAATTTTTTGATTCTCGATTGCTTAGAAATATATCCTTCATTCTTAGACACCTTTCTACGTGTTCAGAGGTTTCAAGCCTTTCACCAATGCTATTTATAGCTAACCTAGGATCAGGGAAAACTGGGAGTAACACTCTTTTTTTTATGATTTTTATCTCGACTGAGCGAAGGATTTCCCTAACGGCAGGATCTGATTTTATTGAGAGTACATTCATCTCTAGTTGACCTAAATAATCATCAATAACAGGTTTTGCTTTATATGCAAAATAATCCAAAACAAGTTCATGTAAATGTGAGGCAGTATCTATCCATTCAACTACAATAGAATTTAATTCGATAGGAAGAGGAGATTCAATCTCTCCTTTTATTTTTCGTTTTGTTTTGCTGTCCTTACCAAGTTCTTGTTTGTTTATAAATATATAGCTCATCCCTTCAAAGTCAGAGAAAATATCCATGGGTATTGTATTAGTATGTTGGCAGTAATTTCTCAACACCTCGAACATTCGATAATTAAAATCATTGTCATAGTGATAGGCAGCTAGGGTCTTAAACCGTCGAAACATTTTTTCATCTGTTTTTTCATGTTCCCTTTTCAATATATCTATAAAAAACTTATGGGAATTTAGAAGGTTTAATAAAGAGTTTTGCACTCTAGTTTTTTTATCTAAAATAGCACGCTTATCGGTGTTAAAAGTTAAATCTTGTAAATCGGATAAGTCATCAATGAGCTTTTTATGGTTTTTATGTATTGAGATTAATAATGAGTGAAAAAATAAATAATTTGTAATGTATGTGTATTTTTTATTTGACTCTAGAATTTTTATATTGCATGCTAAATTAATTTCAGGGTTCATTGAATAAAATCCTTGCTTTAAATAGAACTGGAACAATGAATGTCAGTTCGCATTGTTTGAGTTGAAAGTTTTTCATAATCACCTAAAAGGTGATGATACATTGAAAAGTCTGATGTACTCAAGGCTGCTGAGAAAAATACTTACATTGAAATATTATATCCTAATTTCTTAAGCAGAGATAATTACAGTATTACTCCAAGTAACATAGTTGTAATTAAGACTAACCAAAGGTAAGCCAGAGTTCGCAATGAGCGCAAGTAGAAATTTAAACTTCTATATGGATTTTTATTATTCATGTAAATACAAGGCATGCAAGTGTCATTGCAATAAAATTAGTGCATATTTTTTTGAAACTGCCGAATTCCCCTTAAGAACAGAAAAGCATTGCCGATAACTTTAGGTAAATAAATTACGAGGAAGAGAAATGATAAGAAATATGACTGAGTTAGAACAAAAAATTGCAATCTTGTTAGTAGAGGCCGGTGAGAGTGCTCGCTGGGAATACTCTGCTTCACTTGAATGCTCAACTGGCCCTCTTCTTGAGTTCATTACTGAAAGGTTAGACTACAAAGCTAATCCCTCGCTCTCATTACTGGAAGATGCCAAAAAATTACCTAACTATGTATTGCATCATAATCACCTGAGTGGGGAATCTCTGAGCTTTGGTGATTGGCGAGGGGCATCCTGTTGCTTCAATGAAATATACGCGCATTGCAATGACGGAACATCATATTATGGCAAGGTGCTAGATAAAGAAAAAGTGCTTTCAGCTATCGAAAATAGAGAGTTTATTGAGAGTAATGCTGAGGACTGTCTTTTTTATTTTACATGCAATACTCTATTAGGTTCTTTTTTTAGAAAAGAAGTTATTTGCCGAGCTTTAAAGATTAGAACGTATGTAGAATACGGGAGTTCTTGGGGGAAGAAGCATCTCAGTCATCAAGCAATATTAAATATAAATATGGCTGGCGTTGAAACCATCGGACAGTTGGGAGATATCTGTGAGCAATTGATCCAATCCGCAGCTCTTAAATTATCAAATATAGAATGGTGACCGCACCGTTAAGAACATATATTGATGCTATTAATGTCCGCTGTTGGCAATTAGCGGCTGATGAGTCTCATCGTGCCTAAACATTGGGCACGATGTAATTAGGCCATAGAAATTAGTTTGATGCCTTTATATCCGCTTTCAATGACACTTCCTCAGTCTGCCGCTGGAACGAAATTTGCCCACCACTGCATCATCGGGCGTCGCTGCTCAAGATAATCGCTTCGGTTGTACGCGCGACGAACCTCATTTTTGTCCACATGAGCAAGCGCTGCTTCAATGACATCAGGAGGGAAACCTTGCTCATTGAGCGCGGTGCTGGCAATTGAACGCAACCCATGTGATACGAGGATACCGCCGAATCCCGCTCTTTTAAGCGAAGCATTTACCGTTTGGCTATTCACTGACTGAGTAGGCTTCAAACGACTTGGAAAAATGAATTCACGATTGCCACTTAACGGTTTCATCATCTCTAAAACAGCAATTGCTTCATCTGATAATAGGACAGTATGATCACGGTTCATTTTCATGCGTGATGCGGGAATCTTCCATTCTCGCGTTTCCATATCTACTTCTTCCCAACGTGCTTCAGCCGCTTCGGCAGGGCGGGTGATAGTAAGAAGCTGCCACATGAATAGGCACCGTGTAGAAAGGCTAATGCTGGCCGTGCGCATCGTCTGTATTAACTGAGGCAGCTGATCCGGACGAATACTGGGCATGTTTTTCTTGTGCGGTTTCTCGAATGCTTTGCCAATATTGACGCTGGGAACAGCATCAATCAGCCCCGTGTTCTGGGCATAGATCATGACCTCATTAATGCGCTGACAAAGGCGACGAACAGTTTCCAGTGCTCCTCTGGCCTGAACCGGTTGCACGTCCTGAACCAGAGTATGAGCTTTGATATCTGTAACGCTGACGTCACCAATCGCCGGAAAGACATCTCTTTCAAGAGATCGCCAAATATCCTCTGCATAGTCCTCGGTCACGCTGGCTTTCTTCACATTCTACCAACGTTCTGCCTCGAGTTGGAAAGTATTAGTTTTGGCTTCAAGTGAGCTGCGTAATTGTTCTTCCTGATGTTCCTGGGGATCGATTTGTTTTGCCAAGAGAGAGCGGGATTCTGCCCGATAGCTTCGAGCGTCGGCAAGCGTAACTGCCGGGTAGGGGCCTATGCTCTTCTTCGCACGCTTTTTGGTGACAGGACGAATGTAACGAAATTGCCAGATTTTACTTCCGCTGGATTTGATCAGTAGCTCAAGGCCATCGCCATCATAGAGCACATAGTCCGCGTCCTTGGGTTTGGCAGATTCGATTTCCTTAACGGAGAGAGGTTTGGTTTGTCTTGCCATTGCCGGGTTTCCATAGTTTTAGGCACCTCAAAAACAATAAAGCTTTATAAGGTGCCTAACAAGGTGCCTAAAAGGTTCGGATTTGATTAGTTCTCTTCGGACTTCGCGGGACAAATTGAGGGTACAAAAAAGCCCGCAGGGCTTGCGCCGTGCGGGCTCTTAGGACTTCATCGGATGACTCTGGTAATCACCGATGGAGAATTTTGGTGGAGCTGGCGGGAGTTGAACCCGCGTCCGAAATTACTACACCGTCGGCACTACATGCTTAGTCAGTTTTTACATTCGCCGGTTAGCTGCGAACAGACACGCCACTAACAGACTATCCTGATTGGATTTAACGCTTCAACCCCAGGCAAGGCATCCACGCGATCTCTTTTGGGTTTGACTTCTCTTGATCCCCGTCTTAAGAGCGGAAGCTAGGGAGAGAAGGCTAAGAGCAGGTTATTAAGCTGCTAAAGCGTAGTTTTCGTCATTTGCGACTATTTTTTTGCGGCTTTTTACGAGGCAAACCGCCCCTCGGCATGCTCCTAAGGCTTCACAATCCCGTCGAGTCCAGAATCAGCCCCAGAACTTCAAATACTAGCAACAAATCAAATGAAAATCCAGTGCTTAACGCTTTGAATTCTTCATGATACGTGCTTTGTCTAACTGCCATTCGCGGTCTTTGATATCGTCGCGTTTGTCGTGCTCTTTCTTACCGCGTGCGACACCAATCTTCAGTTTGCACCAGGCATTCTTCCAGTACAGCGACAGTGCCACGATGGTGTAGCCTTCGCGGTTAACGCGGCCATACAGGGAGTCGAGTTCACGTTGCTTCAGCAGCAGCTTACGGCTGCGCGTCGGGTCACAGACCACGTGGCTGGAGGCAACGGCTAAGGGTTGAAAGGTTGAACCGAACAGAAAGGCTTCGCCATCGCGCAGCAGAATATAGCTGTCGCTGATGTTGGCTTTACCGGCACGAAGTGACTTAACTTCCCATCCTTGTAACGACAATCCCGCTTCATACTCCTCTTCAATGAAGTACTCGTGGCGGGCGCGTTTGTTCATGGCAACAGTGGCAGAACCGGGTTTGTGTGCTTTTTTCTTTGTCATAGTGCGGCGTATTTTACATCACTTAGTCGGTTATCGCATCCCCAGTCCAGCGGGGCAGCAGGAAACGGGATATTCTAGCACACCCTCACTCGGGGACATTTTTGTTTAATCGCTGAAAATGCTATTATTCAGCGGTTTTGTGATGAACAGGAACCATTATGGCTCAGATTAGTCGTTCGGCGCTGGTCCCGTTTAGTGCCGGGCAGATGTACCAACTTGTAAATGACGTGGATGCCTATCCGCAATTCCTGCCGGGTTGTACCGGAAGCCGCGTGCTGGATGCGTCTGATAATCAGATGACGGCATCCGTGGATGTGTCGAAAGCGGGCATCAGCAAAACGTTTACCACCCGCAACACCCTGACGGATAACCAGAGCATCCATATGCAACTGGTTGATGGGCCGTTCCGCAAGCTGACCGGCGGCTGGACGTTCGTCTCGCTGGGCGATGACGCCTGTAAGGTTGAGTTAAGCCTGGAGTTCGAATTCACCAACATGCTGGTAGAGATGGCCTTTGGTCGTATCTTTAAAGAGTTAGCCAACAGCATGGTGCAGGCCTTCACTCAGCGTGCCAAAGAGGTTTATCGTGCCTGATATCTCCGTCGAGGTGGTCTATGCCTTGCCTGAAAAGCAGTATCAGCTTTACGTGAAAGTGGAGCAGGGCAGCACGGTAGAGCAGGCCATCCTGAAGTCAGGATTGCTGGAACTACGTCGGGAGATTGACCTCGCCAGCAACAAAGTCGGCGTCTACAGTCGACCAGTGAAGCTGGATGATGTGGTTCAGGAGGGCGATCGTATCGAGATCTATCGTCCGCTGATTGCCGATCCAAAAGAGCTGCGTCGTCAGCGCGCAGAGCGAGCGGCAGAAAGCAAAAAATAAGTCGTTATATCGCCGGAATCAGCGGATAACAGGCATAAAAAAGGCGCTCAATGCGCCTTTTTTGCTGTCTTTAAAACGGTCTGTCGTGAAATCAGTCGTTGTTCTTAGACAGATTCTGCTTGTTATCGATGTTGGTCAGAACACCGTTGCCATCAAAGGTCAGCGTCAGCGTCTGCTGCTTCACGCTCTCATGGCCTGGCTCCTGACGGAAAACGTAATACCAGACGTTGCTGCCAAACGGATCTTTCATCATCGGCGTACCGAGCGTGTAAGCCACCTGCTGCTGTGTCATACCGGTATGGATCTTGGCCACATCGTTGGCAACCAGATAGTTACCCTGGTTGATATCAGGACGATAGACCACGCGCTCTAAGGTGGAACATCCGGCGGTCATCATCAACATTACCACTGCCGCGGCAGTCAGCGTTTTACAGCGCATCTATACATTCCTTTTCCGGGGCCAAACGCCTTTAACAGGCGGCTTTCTTGCCATCAAAATCTGAACTCTGCCTGCGGCAGGCTTTATTACTCTGACAACATAAGTGCCGATGATAATAAACCTTTTCGCCGTTGGAAACCTCTGCAGAGCAAGCATATGACCACGGTACGTTAAAAAAGTGCGCTGCTATGCGGCTAAAAGTTCTTTTGCGTTGGCCAGGGTATTGCGTGTCACCTCGCTGCCGCCGAGCAGTCGCGCCAGTTCCTGCAGACGCGCTCGCTTATCCAGCGGCTGCATATGGGTTTCGGTCATCGCGCCATCGGTCTCTTTGCTGACATAGAAGTGCTGATGTCCGCAACCGGCAACCTGAGGCAGGTGGGTGACACACATGACCTGGGTCGATTCACCCAACTGACGCAGCAGTTTACCGACGACGGCAGCGGTCGGGCCGCTGATCCCGACATCCACTTCATCGAAAATCATCGCCGGGGTTTCCATTTTCTTCGCGGTGATTACCTGAATCGCCAGCGCGATACGTGACAGTTCACCGCCCGAAGCGACTTTGCCTAACGGCTGCAGTGGCTGACCTGGGTTGGTGGTCACCTGGAAATCGACGCGGCTCGCGCCATCTGCCGTCAGCTGATCCGGATTAAAGGTCAGCGCGATTTTAAACTGGCCGTGTGGCATTGAGAGCAGATGCATACTCTGCGTAATCAGCTGCTGCAGTTCATCGGCAAAGTGGCTGCGCTGCTGATGCAGCTGCTCTGCACTTTGCAGTGCCGCCTGGTAATGTTCACCCACCAGCGATTGCAGGCTTTCCTGATCGCTTTCGTGCTGTGACAGTAGCTCCGCTTCCGCCAGCAGTTGCTGATGCAGTTCAGGCAGTGCTTCTGGCGTGACGTGATGCTTACGCGCCAGCGCAATCTGGCGGGAAATACGCTTTTCCAGTTCGTACAGGCGATTAGGGTCCAGATCAAGGCTGTCGCAGTAGTGACGCAGTTCGTCGCTGGCTTCGCTCAGCTGAATCGCCGCCTCTTCCAGCAGGTTATGAACGCCGTTCAGTTTCTCATCCAGCGAGGTCAGTTCTGAAATCATCTCACGCGCAGTGTAGAGCAGGCTGTTGAGATTATTGTCATCGCTGTCTGCTAACAGCTGCAGCGCCTGCTGGCTGGTCGACAGCAGCTGTCCGCTGTTGGCCAGGCGCTTATACTCTTCGTCAATCTGCTCATATTCGCCCTGCTGCGGTGCGAACTCGTTCAGCTCTTTCAACTGATACTGCAACAGCTCGCGGCGTGATTCGCGCTCCTGCGCCTGCTGCTGATGCAGCGCGAGGGTGCGACAGCTCTGGTGCCAGGTCTGATAACTGGCGCGCATTTGCTGCAGGAGATCGTCGTGACCGGCATAGGCATCCAGCAGATGCTTCTGATGATCGGGTTTGAGCAGAAGCTGATGGGCATGCTGACCGTGGATCTGGATAAGCAGCTGGCCCAGATCGCGCAGCTGAGAAAGTGGCACCGCCGTGCCATTGATAAAGCCACGGGAACGACCATCAGCGCTGATCACCCGACGCAGCAGACACTCGTTACCGTCGTCGAGTTGATTATCCATCAGCCAGCGCTGAGCAGAAGGGGAGGACTTAAGCTGGAAGCGGGCGCAGAGGTCGGCCCGGCTGGCACCCTGACGCACCATGTCAGCATCGGCACGGCCGCCCAGACATAATCCCAGCGCATCAATCGCGATAGACTTACCGGCACCGGTTTCACCAGTGATTGCTGTCATGCCGCGTTGGAAATCAATGTCGAGCTCACGAACGATAGCGAAATTACTGATGGTCAGTTGGGCCAGCATAGGTTCACCTGTACGAATAAACACATATGGTTTTTCATACAGTATAAACTGGTTTTTTATCCAGTAAAGAGGTGAGACCGGTTTTCAGAACAATTTTTTTGACCAGCCCAGCTTTGAACTCAGCGTATTGAAATAGCTATAGTTTTTAGGATGAATTAAATCAAGATGGCCAGCACTGCGCCGAATCAGTACATCCTCACCTTCCTGAATTGGCAACGCGATCTGGCTGTCACAGCTGATTTCCAGGTCGCTGCGACGTGAAGAAAAGCGCAGACGAATGGTACTGCTGCTGTTAATGACCAGTGGCCGCGCTGACAGCGTATGCGGGAACATCGGCACCAGCACAATCGCTTCGAGTGATGGCGTCAGAATCGGTCCACCCGCAGAGAGGGAATAGGCGGTAGAGCCAGTGGGGGTCGAAATAATCAGTCCATCAGAGCGCTGGGAAAAGGCGAACACTTCATCAATGTAGACCTCAAATTCGATCATGTGCGCGACTTTACCGGGATGCAGCACCACTTCGTTGATGGCGGAGCCAATACGCGGTGAGCAGTCAGATTTGCACACCTGCGCTTCCAGCAGAAAGCGGCTCTCGACGAAATAGTTACCCTGAAGCACCTCATCCAGCTGTTGCTGCGCATTGTCGGGGTCAAGGTCGGTGAGAAAACCGAGGTTACCGCGGTTAATCCCAATCACTTTAATGTCATAGCGCGCCAGCACCCGCGCGGCGCCCAGCATGTTACCGTCACCGCCCACGACGACCGCTAAATCAGCCTGCTGACCAATCTCCGCCAGCGTGCCGGTCTGCACGTCGTGAAGCGACAGCTCCTGCGCAATCTGCTTCTCAACGATCACTTGATAACCTTTGGCTGTCAGCCAGCGCCAGAGCATCTCATGCGTGGTTAACGCGGTGGGATGGCGCGGATGACCCACGATACCAATGCAGTTAAAGTGTTTGTTCATCTGGTCGGTGTTCCTTATAAGCCAAAACGGCAAGGCAATGTGATAGGTTCCCTTGAATCCGTCATACCAATCCCCATAATAAGCCAACCAGCGAAATGAATGTGCAAAACGCGGAGAAATTCATGAGTAGTAAAGAACAGAACACCCCAAACGAGCAAGTCTCAGACGAAATTCAGCAGGATCAGCAGCAACCTCAGGAAGCGGAGACAGCAGCAGAGGTGGATCCGCGTGATGAGCGTATTGCTCAGCTCGAAGCTGAATTAGCGCAGTCGCAGACCGGTGTACGCGATGCCCAACTGCGTGCGCAAGCTGAGGTTGAAAACATTCGTCGTCGTGCCGAGATGGACGTTGAGAAGGCGCACAAGTTTGCGCTGGAGAAGTTTGCCAATGAACTGCTCCCGGTCATCGACAGCCTGGAACGTGCGCTGGAAGTGGCCAATAAAGAGGACCCACAGCTGGCATCCATGATCGAAGGGATTGAACTGACGCTGAAGGGCCTGCTCGGTGCCGTGCGTAAGTTCGGTGTTGAAGTGGTCGGCGAAACCGGCGTGCCATTCAACCCTGAAGTCCATCAGGCGATGTCGATGATGGAGTCTGAAGAATTTGAACCTAACCATGTCATGCTGGTGATGCAGCGTGGCTATACGCTGAATGGCCGCCTGCTGCGCCCGGCGATGGTTGCGGTTTCTAAAGCTAAAAGCTGATTCAACGCCTGAATCCTGTTACACGGCCGCGCACTGACGCGGCCGTGTGCATTTGGGCGCTATTCAGGCAAGACCGGCGTCCAGTCCACCGGCTTTTTACCGGCAGCGCTCAGCAGTTCATTAGTCGTTGAGAAGTGTTTGCTGCCGAAAAATCCACGGTGCGCGGAGAGCGGCGAGGGATGCGGCGCCTGCAGCACATGATGGCGCTTGCGATCGATAATGCTGCCTTTCTTCTGCGCATGTGAGCCCCACAGCAGGAAAATCACCCCTTCACAGTGCTGGTTAATCGCCGCAATCACGTTGTCCGTAAAGGTCTCCCAGCCAAATCGCGCATGG
This genomic window contains:
- a CDS encoding HNH endonuclease is translated as MKLLREVRKSYLQKRKIKEATNKAIDYYKKSRNGTTKLWANLYNDGPVGKRVYNAITDYVHGLSERCGYCQDRIFHNSNSNIDHILPCSIYPQFTFVEENLVRVCMTCNMIKSAHDYYVLSVPTGNGYRQHTSAWVCYHPRHHIFSQHIDRLVVQTNHLHFRAYIGKTSQGKKLCSTLLQKVSEFEVRSTANPVVAQAAQKLSQFIQSKGSMPTKAVNKLLQSLVTKT
- the smpB gene encoding SsrA-binding protein SmpB, producing MTKKKAHKPGSATVAMNKRARHEYFIEEEYEAGLSLQGWEVKSLRAGKANISDSYILLRDGEAFLFGSTFQPLAVASSHVVCDPTRSRKLLLKQRELDSLYGRVNREGYTIVALSLYWKNAWCKLKIGVARGKKEHDKRDDIKDREWQLDKARIMKNSKR
- a CDS encoding type II toxin-antitoxin system RatA family toxin, encoding MAQISRSALVPFSAGQMYQLVNDVDAYPQFLPGCTGSRVLDASDNQMTASVDVSKAGISKTFTTRNTLTDNQSIHMQLVDGPFRKLTGGWTFVSLGDDACKVELSLEFEFTNMLVEMAFGRIFKELANSMVQAFTQRAKEVYRA
- a CDS encoding RnfH family protein, encoding MPDISVEVVYALPEKQYQLYVKVEQGSTVEQAILKSGLLELRREIDLASNKVGVYSRPVKLDDVVQEGDRIEIYRPLIADPKELRRQRAERAAESKK
- the bamE gene encoding outer membrane protein assembly factor BamE, with the protein product MRCKTLTAAAVVMLMMTAGCSTLERVVYRPDINQGNYLVANDVAKIHTGMTQQQVAYTLGTPMMKDPFGSNVWYYVFRQEPGHESVKQQTLTLTFDGNGVLTNIDNKQNLSKNND
- the recN gene encoding DNA repair protein RecN; protein product: MLAQLTISNFAIVRELDIDFQRGMTAITGETGAGKSIAIDALGLCLGGRADADMVRQGASRADLCARFQLKSSPSAQRWLMDNQLDDGNECLLRRVISADGRSRGFINGTAVPLSQLRDLGQLLIQIHGQHAHQLLLKPDHQKHLLDAYAGHDDLLQQMRASYQTWHQSCRTLALHQQQAQERESRRELLQYQLKELNEFAPQQGEYEQIDEEYKRLANSGQLLSTSQQALQLLADSDDNNLNSLLYTAREMISELTSLDEKLNGVHNLLEEAAIQLSEASDELRHYCDSLDLDPNRLYELEKRISRQIALARKHHVTPEALPELHQQLLAEAELLSQHESDQESLQSLVGEHYQAALQSAEQLHQQRSHFADELQQLITQSMHLLSMPHGQFKIALTFNPDQLTADGASRVDFQVTTNPGQPLQPLGKVASGGELSRIALAIQVITAKKMETPAMIFDEVDVGISGPTAAVVGKLLRQLGESTQVMCVTHLPQVAGCGHQHFYVSKETDGAMTETHMQPLDKRARLQELARLLGGSEVTRNTLANAKELLAA
- the nadK gene encoding NAD(+) kinase; translated protein: MNKHFNCIGIVGHPRHPTALTTHEMLWRWLTAKGYQVIVEKQIAQELSLHDVQTGTLAEIGQQADLAVVVGGDGNMLGAARVLARYDIKVIGINRGNLGFLTDLDPDNAQQQLDEVLQGNYFVESRFLLEAQVCKSDCSPRIGSAINEVVLHPGKVAHMIEFEVYIDEVFAFSQRSDGLIISTPTGSTAYSLSAGGPILTPSLEAIVLVPMFPHTLSARPLVINSSSTIRLRFSSRRSDLEISCDSQIALPIQEGEDVLIRRSAGHLDLIHPKNYSYFNTLSSKLGWSKKLF
- the grpE gene encoding nucleotide exchange factor GrpE is translated as MSSKEQNTPNEQVSDEIQQDQQQPQEAETAAEVDPRDERIAQLEAELAQSQTGVRDAQLRAQAEVENIRRRAEMDVEKAHKFALEKFANELLPVIDSLERALEVANKEDPQLASMIEGIELTLKGLLGAVRKFGVEVVGETGVPFNPEVHQAMSMMESEEFEPNHVMLVMQRGYTLNGRLLRPAMVAVSKAKS